One Triticum dicoccoides isolate Atlit2015 ecotype Zavitan chromosome 4B, WEW_v2.0, whole genome shotgun sequence genomic window carries:
- the LOC119292398 gene encoding probable CCR4-associated factor 1 homolog 11 — translation MSPVWPSSPVPVRSVWASNFKYESANLRHVARNAQYVSIAVHYPGVVHHPNQDHNALTAEQRYALVKANVDDLKPLQLGIALYDSDGGYLAAWEFNLRDFRPQADPHDENSLAYLAGRGLDVGALRDHGVSADMLRAKLFESGLISARPRHGRSRSWITYAGAYHVAYLFKIVTGGAPLPRDVAGFNGAVRRYLGDQVYDVAKLAADCPAMPLGLESVADYLGFHPPLGSPRLAAAAGVRALQVFMRLKYVELGGDVRKYRGLLKGLH, via the coding sequence ATGTCGCCGGTATGGCCGTCGTCGCCGGTCCCTGTGCGCTCCGTGTGGGCGTCCAACTTCAAGTACGAATCGGCCAACCTCCGCCACGTCGCCAGGAACGCCCAGTACGTCTCCATCGCCGTGCACTACCCGGGCGTTGTCCACCACCCCAACCAGGACCACAACGCCCTCACCGCCGAGCAGCGCTACGCTCTCGTGAAGGCCAACGTGGACGACCTGAAGCCGCTCCAGCTCGGCATCGCCCTCTACGACAGCGACGGCGGGTACCTCGCCGCCTGGGAGTTCAACCTCCGCGACTTCCGCCCCCAGGCCGACCCGCACGACGAGAACTCCCTCGCGTACCTCGCCGGCCGCGGCCTCGACGTCGGCGCGCTCCGCGACCACGGCGTCAGCGCCGACATGCTACGCGCGAAGCTGTTTGAATCCGGCCTGATCAGCGCTCGGCCTCGGCATGGGCGGTCGCGGAGTTGGATCACCTACGCTGGGGCCTACCATGTCGCATACCTGTTCAAAATTGTCACCGGCGGCGCCCCGCTGCCGCGAGACGTGGCCGGGTTCAACGGCGCCGTGCGGCGTTACCTCGGCGACCAGGTCTATGATGTCGCCAAGCTGGCGGCCGACTGCCCGGCCATGCCGCTTGGGCTGGAGAGTGTCGCCGATTACCTCGGCTTTCATCCGCCGCTGGGGAGCCCTCGCCTCGCAGCTGCCGCCGGCGTGCGCGCGCTGCAGGTCTTCATGCGGCTGAAGTACGTAGAGCTCGGCGGCGACGTGCGAAAATACCGGGGTCTTCTTAAAGGCCTGCACTAG
- the LOC119295035 gene encoding uncharacterized protein LOC119295035, whose product MAPRRRLSGSVVGLTAAGAGRPWMAICGVVLRQRREGEREMKRGWRGSLRAHGEAPLGADLAIGSKKFQKVHLGIKMLIRLLIHSDDFAIICRNTILDFNNGCEIVYAELDAAKSADAMSGGAVPRGLLPIAAARSGCATAISVSSGLTLFSSIMELTGGYV is encoded by the exons ATggcgccgaggaggaggctgagcggtTCTGTAGTTGGGTTGACGGCGGCCGGAGCAGGTCGTCCATGGATGGCCATCTGTGGCGTCGTTCTCAGGCAGAGAAGGGAAGGGGAGCGCGAGATGAAGAGGGGATGGAGAGGGAGTCTGCGTGCCCATGGAGAAGCGCCTCTGGGAGCAGATCTGGCCATTGGCAGTAAGAAG TTTCAGAAGGTTCATTTGGGGATTAAAATGTTGATAAGGCTTCTAATCCATTCGGATGACTTTGCTATTATCTGCA GAAATACAATTCTTGATTTCAACAATGGGTGTGAAATAGTATATGCAGAGCTAGATGCGGCGAAATCTGCAGACGCCATGAGTGGCGGCGCAGTTCCTCGCGGTCTATTACCAATCGCCGCTGCTCGCAGTGGTTGCGCCACTGCTATTTCGGTGTCCAGCGGCCTCACCCTCTTCTCGTCCATCATGGAGCTCACAGGAGGTTATGTTTGA